In Raphanus sativus cultivar WK10039 chromosome 5, ASM80110v3, whole genome shotgun sequence, the following proteins share a genomic window:
- the LOC108805288 gene encoding DUF21 domain-containing protein At1g47330 has product MASSSSDTSCCGAAFWLDLVIIIALVAFAGLMAGLTLGLMSLGLVDLEVLIKSGRPQDRINAGKIFPVVKNQHLLLCTLLIGNSMAMEALPIFLDRIVPPLAAIVISVTLILVFGEIMPQAVCTRYGLKVGAIMAPLVRLLLILFFPIAYPISKVLDWMLGKGHGVLLRRAELKTFVTFHGNEAGKGGDLTTDETSIITGALELTEKTAKDAMTPISNAFSLDLDSTLNLETLNTIMSVGHSRVPVYFRNPTHIIGLILVKNLLAVDARKEVPLRKMIMRKIPRVSETMPLYDILNEFQKGHSHIAVVYKDLDEHKGSPETSENGIERRKNKKTKDELFKDSCKKPKAQVQVSEKEVFKIETGGDAKSGKSENGEEQQQGKTTLTAAPAKKRHRGCSFCILDIENSPIPDFPPNEEVVGVITMEDVIEELLQEEILDETDEYVNIHNRIRVNMHASQENLPSVITQSSSGSTSPNRTSHLATPDSSPATTKPLQHL; this is encoded by the exons ATGGCGTCGTCGTCGTCGGATACGTCGTGCTGCGGAGCCGCGTTCTGGCTTGACCTGGTGATCATCATAGCTCTAGTCGCCTTCGCGGGGCTGATGGCAGGTCTAACCCTCGGCCTCATGTCTCTCGGATTAGTCGATCTCGAAGTTCTCATCAAATCCGGCCGTCCTCAAGATCGAATCAACGCCG GTAAGATATTTCCAGTAGTGAAGAATCAGCATCTGTTGCTTTGTACTCTTTTGATCGGCAACTCTATGGCTATGGAG GCTCTGCCAATCTTCTTGGATAGAATTGTGCCTCCCTTGGCTGCTATTGTTATCTCAGTCACTCTTATTCTTGTCTTTGGAGAG ATAATGCCACAGGCTGTTTGCACTCGGTACGGCCTCAAGGTTGGAGCCATAATGGCTCCTTTAGTTCGTCTTCTTCTCATTCTCTTCTTCCCTATTGCTTATCCTATCAGTAAg GTTCTTGATTGGATGTTGGGTAAGGGACATGGTGTTCTTTTACGGAGAGCTGAGCTCAAGACATTCGTGACTTTCCATGGAAATGAG gCTGGGAAAGGTGGGGATCTAACAACCGATGAGACTTCAATCATCACAGGTGCACTTGAATTGACAGAAAAGACAGCAAAAGATGCAATGACTCCCATATCCAACGCATTCTCCCTTGATCTTGATTCAACTCTTAATCT GGAAACTTTGAATACAATTATGTCAGTTGGTCATAGCAGAGTTCCAGTTTATTTCAGAAATCCAACACATATAATTGGTCTCATTCTG GTTAAAAATCTCTTGGCAGTTGATGCAAGAAAAGAAGTTCCTCTGAGGAAAATGATCATGAGAAAGATTCCGCG tgtATCTGAGACCATGCCGTTATACGATATCCTAAACGAGTTCCAGAAAGGCCACAGCCACATTGCAGTTGTCTATAAGGATCTTGACGAGCATAAAGGATCACCCGAAACAAGCGAGAACGGTATTGAGCgcagaaaaaacaagaaaactaaAGATGAGCTGTTTAAGGACAGTTGCAAGAAACCAAAAGCTCAGGTTCAAGTATCAGAGAAGGAAG TATTCAAAATTGAAACCGGAGGAGATGCGAAATCCGGCAAGAGCGAGAACGGTGAGGAGCAGCAGCAGGGGAAGACGACTCTCACGGCTGCTCCAGCTAAGAAGCGGCATAGAGGCTGCTCCTTCTGCATTTTGGATATCGAGAACTCTCCTATACCTGATTTCCCTCCCAATGAAGAGGTTGTAGGCGTTATCACCATGGAGGACGTCATCGAGGAGCTTCTTCAG GAAGAGATCCTTGACGAAACCGATGAGTATGTGAACATCCACAACAGGATAAGAGTCAACATGCATGCTTCTCAGGAGAATCTACCAAGCGTGATCACGCAATCATCATCTGGTTCCACTAGTCCCAACCGAACATCTCATCTGGCCACACCAGATTCGAGTCCTGCAACAACAAAGCCATTACAACACCTGTAG
- the LOC108857473 gene encoding cyclin-A3-2 has protein sequence MAEKEICVRMTRAAAKRKAMATEEEERFTKKRVVLGELPNVSNLNRKRVIPKPSKTLVPPPKTTAPVESGSDIDARSDDPKMCGPYVSDIYDYLRQMEVNAKQRPLPDYIEKVQKDVTPSMRGVLVDWLVEVAEEYKLLPETLHLTVSYIDRFLSLKTVNKQRLQLLGVSAMLIASKYEEISPPKVEDFCYITDNTFSKQDVVKMEADILLALQFELGRPTISSFIRRFTRVAQEDFKVPHLQLEPLSCYLSELSLLDYKAVKFVPSMLAASAVFLARFIIRPKQHPWNQTLEEYTKYKAADLKVCVGIIHDLYLSRRGGALQAVRDKYKHHKFQCVGTMPVSPDLPVTFWEDVAI, from the exons ATGGCGGAGAAAGAGATCTGTGTGAGGATGACGAGAGCCGCGGCCAAAAGAAAGGCCATGGCCACCGAGGAGGAGGAACGGTTCACCAAGAAGAGAGTGGTCCTCGGCGAGCTTCCCAATGTCTCTAATCTCAATCGGAAAAGAGTGATTCCCAAGCCCTCAAAGACTCTTGTACCTCCACCAAAGACTACTGCTCCGGTGGAATCAGGATCTGACATCGATGCTCGATCCGATGATCCTAAGATGTGTGGTCCTTATGTCTCCGACATCTACGACTATCTACGTCAAATGGAg GTGAATGCAAAACAAAGACCATTACCTGATTATATTGAAAAGGTTCAGAAAGACGTAACACCGAGCATGAGAGGTGTTTTGGTGGATTGGTTAGTGGAAGTTGCTGAGGAGTACAAACTCCTACCCGAAACTCTTCATCTCACCGTCTCCTACATCGATAGATTCTTGTCCTTAAAGACTGTCAACAAGCAGAGGCTTCAGCTTTTGGGAGTATCTGCAATGCTTATTGCCTC GAAGTATGAAGAGATAAGTCCTCCTAAAGTGGAAGATTTCTGTTACATCACTGATAATACATTTTCGAAACAAGATGTGGTCAAGATGGAGGCTGATATACTTCTTGCACTCCAGTTTGAACTAGGAAGACCTACAATCAGTTCATTTATAAG ACGATTCACAAGGGTTGCACAAGAAGATTTCAAA GTGCCACATTTGCAGCTGGAGCCACTGTCTTGCTATTTATCAGAACTGAGTCTATTAGATTACAAAGCTGTGAAGTTTGTGCCATCTATGTTGGCTGCTTCTGCTGTCTTTCTTGCTCGGTTCATCATCCGTCCAAAACAACATCCTTGG AACCAAACGTTAGAAGAATACACAAAGTACAAAGCGGCTGATCTAAAAGTGTGTGTGGGAATCATACATGACTTGTATCTGAGCAGAAGAGGAGGTGCTCTACAAGCTGTAAGAGATAAATACAAGCACCACAAG TTCCAGTGTGTTGGGACCATGCCTGTTTCACCAGATCTTCCCGTTACCTTTTGGGAGGATGTTGCCATTTGA
- the LOC108856679 gene encoding gamma carbonic anhydrase 2, mitochondrial yields the protein MGTLGRAIYTVGNWIRGSGKALDRFGSLLQGSHRFEEHLSRHRTLMDVFDKSPLVDKDAFVAPSASVIGDVQIGKGSSIWYGCVLRGDVNNISVGSGTNIQDNSLVHVAKTNPGGKVLPTTIGDKVTVGHSAVIHGCTVEDEAFVGMGATLLDGVVVEKSAMVAAGSLVKENTRIPSGEVWGGNPAKFMRKLTDEEIAYISKSAENYINLAHIHAAENSKSFDEIEVERALRKKYARKDEDYDSMLGIVRETPPELILPDNVLPEKTTTRVPTTHY from the exons ATGGGAACCCTAGGACGAGCTATTTACACTGTTGGTAACTGGATCCGCGGCTCCGGCAAAGCTCTCGATCGTTTCGGTTCTCTTCTTCAAGGGAGCCACCGCTTCGAAGAACACC TATCGAGGCATCGGACGTTGATGGATGTGTTTGATAAATCTCCATTGGTGGATAAGGATGCGTTCGTGGCTCCAAGTGCATCTGTTATTGGTGACGTTCAAATCGGGAAAGGCTCCTCTATTTGGTATGGCTGTGTTCTTCGAG GTGATGTGAACAACATCAGTGTTGGATCCGGGACGAATATCCAAGATAATTCTCTTGTACACGTTGCAAAAACCAATCCTGGTGGGAAGGTTTTACCTACTACGATTGGGGACAAGGTCACTGTAG GTCATAGTGCTGTTATACATGGGTGTACTGTTGAGGATGAGGCGTTTGTTGGAATGGGAGCTACACTACTTGATGGTGTGGTGGTTGAGAAGAGTGCCATGGTTGCTGCTGGTTCTCTTGTCAAAGAGAACACCCGTATTCCTTCTGGAGAG GTTTGGGGAGGGAATCCAGCAAAGTTTATGAGGAAGTTAACAGATGAGGAGATAGCATATATCTCAAAGTCAGCAGAGAACTACATCAACCTTGCACACATTCATGCCGCAGAGAATTCAAAGTCATTTGATGAGATCGAGGTTGAGAGAGCGCTTAGGAAGAAATATGCACGCAAGGATGAGGATTATGATTCAATGCTTGGGATTGTCCGTGAAACTCCACCCGAGTTGATTCTTCCCGACAATGTCTTACCGGAAAAAACTACCACCAGGGTTCCAACTACACACTACTGA